Proteins from a single region of Polynucleobacter sp. KF022:
- the umuD gene encoding translesion error-prone DNA polymerase V autoproteolytic subunit, with product MTMTQVMNPTKVTLSQAPQALAGHFAAYELKLLSHRISAGFPSPAADYAEDGLDLNHYLVQNKPATFMFTVKGDSMLGAGICDGDKVVVDKALKPKHKDIVVAVVDGEYTMKRLYQLRGRIELQPENPHYQPITFNEGSELQIWGVVVGVVRKYSNASTRYNKEGK from the coding sequence ATGACTATGACGCAAGTAATGAACCCCACAAAAGTAACTCTAAGCCAGGCACCACAAGCCTTGGCGGGGCATTTTGCTGCTTATGAGCTTAAGCTCCTGAGTCACCGGATTTCAGCTGGATTCCCTAGTCCAGCAGCAGATTACGCTGAGGATGGTTTGGATTTGAACCATTACCTGGTTCAGAACAAGCCAGCCACCTTCATGTTCACCGTGAAGGGGGATTCGATGTTGGGCGCAGGCATTTGCGACGGCGATAAGGTGGTCGTTGATAAAGCACTCAAACCAAAACACAAAGACATTGTTGTGGCTGTCGTCGATGGTGAATACACCATGAAGCGCCTCTATCAATTGCGTGGTCGTATTGAGCTCCAACCAGAAAACCCCCATTACCAACCCATCACCTTTAATGAGGGTAGTGAGTTGCAAATCTGGGGTGTAGTTGTTGGAGTGGTTCGAAAGTACAGCAATGCCAGTACTAGATATAACAAAGAGGGCAAGTGA
- a CDS encoding linear amide C-N hydrolase: protein MKHPLVKKMLAVSVSATLAFTPLISNACTSFLLKGNDNGYVYGRTMEFGLPLKSQLTLIPKNTAMQGVGVDSKPGTGLNWAAKYTAAGMNGLGLPVLVDGMNEKGLVGGLLNAPNTAVFQAVAPADSAKSIASVQMLTYALTNFATIDEVKAGFPKVLVNRSIIPAFRNQSAPVRMTLHDATGKSLVIEYLKGELVMTDNPTGVMTNDPAFREQLNNIGNYANLTNVERNPIVINGTSFVPPSSGSGLHGLPGDYLSPSRFIRALFLSKSVPTNYSTVQQTNTAWHILGSFDIPPGAISLPATNAYGGGAGGIEITEWSVVADNKNLMYYVKMFETTNVQAFDFKKVDPAVKGVQYYNLNKPQTYTPIN, encoded by the coding sequence ATGAAACATCCATTGGTCAAGAAAATGCTTGCTGTATCAGTGTCTGCCACATTGGCATTTACACCACTCATCAGTAATGCCTGTACTAGCTTCTTGCTAAAGGGCAATGACAATGGATATGTTTATGGACGAACCATGGAGTTTGGTTTGCCTTTAAAGTCACAACTCACCCTTATTCCAAAAAATACTGCCATGCAAGGTGTGGGTGTTGATAGCAAACCCGGAACAGGTCTTAATTGGGCTGCCAAATATACAGCCGCCGGTATGAATGGCTTGGGCTTGCCTGTTCTAGTTGACGGTATGAATGAAAAAGGATTAGTGGGTGGCCTACTCAATGCTCCTAACACTGCAGTCTTTCAGGCGGTAGCACCAGCTGATTCCGCTAAGAGTATTGCGTCAGTACAGATGCTGACTTATGCATTGACTAACTTTGCAACCATTGATGAAGTCAAAGCAGGCTTTCCAAAGGTTTTGGTAAATCGCTCCATCATTCCAGCATTTCGCAATCAATCAGCGCCCGTACGCATGACTTTGCATGATGCAACGGGCAAGAGTCTAGTAATTGAGTATCTCAAAGGCGAGTTGGTGATGACCGATAACCCAACTGGGGTGATGACAAATGACCCAGCATTTAGAGAGCAGTTAAACAATATTGGTAACTATGCAAATCTGACGAATGTAGAGCGCAATCCAATCGTGATTAACGGTACTAGCTTTGTACCACCAAGCTCTGGTAGTGGTTTACATGGTCTGCCTGGAGACTATTTGAGTCCTAGCCGCTTTATTCGCGCACTCTTTTTATCAAAATCTGTACCAACCAATTACTCCACTGTTCAGCAAACGAATACTGCTTGGCATATTTTGGGTAGCTTTGATATTCCACCTGGTGCGATTAGCTTGCCAGCAACGAATGCCTATGGTGGTGGTGCAGGTGGTATTGAAATCACAGAATGGTCTGTGGTTGCAGACAATAAAAACTTGATGTATTACGTCAAGATGTTTGAGACCACCAATGTTCAGGCATTTGACTTCAAAAAGGTAGATCCAGCAGTTAAAGGGGTGCAGTACTACAACCTCAATAAGCCTCAGACCTACACTCCAATTAACTAG
- a CDS encoding DUF3820 family protein: MPQAIIFDVEATDKNDAVIIEAASLDVTSLNPFEVGNPWVQRYNPGKSISLGALATHHIMDEELVNCPASSSFRLPAGTKYLIGHNIDFDWIAIGKPEVKRICTLALARSLWPELDSHTQSALLYHFERDTARDQLRNAHSALADVWICSKIVGQIIDKLHPISLDAFWEMSEKARIPKVMPYGKHKGELISQMPTDYKQWMLRQDNVSEYLRKALEAK; this comes from the coding sequence ATGCCACAAGCCATTATTTTTGACGTAGAAGCAACTGATAAGAACGATGCTGTCATTATTGAAGCCGCTTCATTAGACGTCACTTCCTTAAATCCATTTGAAGTAGGTAATCCTTGGGTGCAGCGCTACAACCCTGGTAAGTCAATTAGCTTGGGTGCTCTTGCTACACACCACATCATGGATGAAGAGTTGGTCAATTGCCCTGCAAGCAGCTCTTTCCGATTGCCTGCTGGCACCAAATATTTAATTGGTCACAATATTGATTTTGATTGGATTGCCATTGGCAAACCAGAAGTGAAGCGTATCTGCACCTTGGCGCTTGCTCGTAGCCTTTGGCCTGAGCTCGATAGCCATACTCAAAGCGCCCTGCTCTATCACTTCGAACGCGATACCGCTAGAGATCAATTACGCAACGCGCACAGCGCATTAGCGGATGTATGGATTTGCTCCAAGATTGTGGGGCAAATCATTGATAAGCTTCATCCCATCTCTTTAGATGCCTTCTGGGAAATGTCTGAGAAAGCACGCATTCCGAAGGTGATGCCCTATGGCAAACATAAAGGTGAACTGATTAGCCAAATGCCTACTGACTACAAGCAATGGATGTTGCGTCAAGACAATGTCTCGGAATATCTACGCAAAGCATTAGAAGCTAAATAG
- a CDS encoding tripartite tricarboxylate transporter substrate binding protein — MKLFKLLSGILGACLLSFGLLSGVSAQPFPDKTIQYIIPFPPAGESDLVARYQADISAKKFKQPMVVMNRAGAGGALVWSALNTYPADGATVVGVNIPHTILQPLQEGIQYKTEDINAIYYYHFTPDALMVSADSPYKTYQEFIAAAKKDPGKMSLAGSAQFSANHMAVERLNKLAGVKINYVPFKGTGDLITALIGMHVDGAMGYLPLAIQQKGKVRTLAIATEKRNPALPDVPTFKELGLNWVDGAYRGVAVPKATPLVLQQKMSDYFAKLNADPETKKKLEDSGFVIVDIPLAKMPAFMKEKTAQAMDDAKNAGMIK; from the coding sequence ATGAAGCTTTTTAAATTACTAAGTGGAATACTAGGTGCTTGCTTGCTTTCATTCGGGTTGCTATCTGGCGTAAGTGCCCAGCCTTTTCCGGATAAAACCATTCAGTACATCATCCCCTTCCCACCTGCTGGCGAGTCTGACCTGGTAGCGCGTTATCAAGCTGATATTTCTGCCAAGAAGTTCAAACAGCCGATGGTAGTGATGAATCGCGCTGGTGCGGGCGGCGCTTTAGTGTGGAGCGCACTCAATACCTATCCTGCTGATGGCGCAACTGTAGTGGGCGTCAATATTCCGCACACCATCTTGCAGCCACTGCAGGAAGGCATTCAGTACAAGACCGAAGACATTAATGCGATCTACTACTACCACTTCACTCCCGATGCCTTGATGGTTTCTGCAGATAGCCCTTACAAGACCTATCAAGAATTTATTGCGGCAGCTAAGAAAGATCCGGGCAAAATGTCTTTAGCGGGTTCAGCGCAGTTCTCTGCTAACCATATGGCAGTGGAGCGTCTGAATAAATTAGCGGGCGTCAAAATCAATTACGTTCCCTTTAAAGGTACCGGTGACTTGATTACCGCTTTGATTGGTATGCACGTTGATGGCGCCATGGGTTACTTGCCTTTAGCAATTCAACAAAAAGGAAAGGTACGCACGCTCGCCATTGCCACCGAGAAGCGCAACCCCGCCCTGCCAGACGTTCCCACCTTCAAGGAATTGGGTCTGAACTGGGTTGATGGTGCTTATCGCGGTGTCGCTGTACCAAAAGCAACCCCACTAGTGCTCCAGCAAAAAATGTCTGACTACTTTGCAAAACTCAATGCGGATCCTGAAACCAAGAAGAAGCTTGAGGATTCTGGATTTGTGATTGTGGATATTCCTTTGGCAAAAATGCCAGCATTCATGAAAGAGAAAACAGCTCAGGCCATGGATGATGCTAAGAATGCAGGAATGATTAAGTAA
- a CDS encoding Y-family DNA polymerase, whose amino-acid sequence MNPHSQTTSSSSNSLFALVDVNNFYVSCERVFQPKLEDVPMVVLSNNDGCAVARSAEVKALGVKMGTPWFQMKALAKKHGILAQSSNYTLYGDMSSRVVQVLRTFTPNLEVYSIDESFLQIETVLKQYQDTIELGQKIKEQVKDTTGLPVCVGIGASKTLAKLANHLAKKHKQFSGVCDVNAMAKEELYQWMSETEVGEVWGVGKQIAKKLKAQNIQSVFDLLQASPQAMCQQFGVVMERLCYELRGTSCLQLEEVAPAKQQIIASRSFGKPVTSEAELAQSVATHVARAAEKLRAQNSTTGALTVFIQTNPFKQNEPQHHQSVTIPLVDPTDNTLTLTNAALAGLKQIYQASFRYKKAGVILNLISDKPTAQQSLFDDIETKGKSAHLMKAVDEINTRFGNAAIRSAASGTNSAKQEWQMRSGNRSPNYTTRWDELPVAR is encoded by the coding sequence ATGAATCCCCATTCACAAACCACATCAAGCTCATCAAATTCACTCTTCGCCCTCGTCGATGTAAATAACTTCTACGTTTCTTGCGAGCGCGTATTCCAGCCTAAGCTAGAAGACGTGCCGATGGTGGTGCTCTCGAATAACGATGGCTGTGCTGTAGCGCGTAGCGCTGAAGTTAAAGCACTTGGCGTGAAGATGGGTACACCTTGGTTTCAGATGAAAGCTCTTGCCAAGAAGCATGGCATCCTGGCTCAATCATCCAACTACACGCTGTATGGGGATATGAGTAGCCGAGTAGTTCAGGTACTCAGAACATTTACACCTAACTTAGAGGTCTACAGCATCGATGAGAGCTTCTTGCAAATCGAAACTGTCCTCAAGCAATATCAAGACACCATTGAGTTGGGTCAGAAGATTAAAGAACAAGTCAAAGATACTACCGGCTTACCAGTTTGCGTAGGTATTGGCGCCAGCAAGACCTTAGCAAAGCTAGCCAATCACTTGGCTAAAAAGCACAAGCAGTTTTCTGGTGTATGCGATGTCAATGCTATGGCCAAAGAAGAGCTCTATCAGTGGATGAGTGAAACTGAAGTGGGTGAGGTTTGGGGCGTAGGTAAACAAATCGCCAAGAAACTCAAAGCCCAAAATATTCAAAGCGTATTTGATCTCTTGCAAGCTTCACCACAAGCCATGTGTCAGCAGTTTGGCGTAGTCATGGAGCGTCTTTGCTACGAACTACGTGGCACATCTTGCCTGCAGTTAGAGGAAGTGGCGCCAGCCAAACAACAAATCATTGCCTCACGTAGCTTTGGTAAGCCTGTCACTAGCGAAGCTGAGCTTGCGCAGTCGGTTGCCACTCATGTGGCCCGTGCAGCTGAAAAGCTCAGAGCGCAAAACAGCACTACGGGCGCGCTCACAGTATTTATCCAGACTAATCCGTTTAAGCAAAACGAACCGCAGCACCATCAAAGTGTCACGATTCCACTGGTAGACCCAACAGATAACACGCTGACACTAACGAATGCTGCGCTAGCAGGTCTGAAGCAAATCTACCAAGCGAGCTTTCGTTATAAGAAAGCAGGCGTCATTCTCAATTTGATTAGCGATAAGCCCACAGCCCAGCAATCCTTGTTTGACGATATCGAAACCAAAGGCAAATCTGCTCATCTCATGAAAGCAGTGGATGAAATCAATACGCGCTTTGGTAATGCGGCCATTAGATCCGCAGCTTCAGGAACCAATAGCGCTAAACAAGAGTGGCAAATGAGATCGGGTAATAGATCGCCGAACTATACGACCCGCTGGGATGAGTTGCCAGTGGCTAGGTAA
- a CDS encoding tartrate dehydrogenase: protein MKTYKIASVPGDGIGKEVIPECEKVLNALSKKHPEVAFEFEHFAWGGDYYRKHGIMMPDDGLEPLRSKDAILFGSAGDPKIPDHITLWGLRLKICQGFDQYANVRPTRILPGIETPLRNCKPGQLDWVIVRENSEGEYSGVGGRAHQGHPIEVASDMSIMTRVGVERVQRFAFKLAQSRPRKHLTVITKSNAQRHGMVMWDEIANIVAKDFPDVTWDKELVDAATARMVNRPESLDTIVATNLHADVLSDLAAALAGSLGIAPTANLDPERRYPSMFEPIHGSAFDIMGKGLANPIGTFWSAVMMLDFLGEKALGAKLMAAIEKVTANPKLHTRDLGGTAMMSDVTNAVIEEISK from the coding sequence ATGAAGACGTACAAGATTGCGTCCGTGCCGGGCGATGGCATTGGTAAAGAAGTTATTCCCGAATGCGAAAAGGTATTAAACGCCTTAAGCAAAAAACACCCTGAAGTCGCTTTTGAGTTTGAGCACTTTGCTTGGGGTGGCGATTACTACCGCAAGCACGGCATCATGATGCCCGACGATGGTCTCGAACCTTTGCGTTCCAAAGACGCTATCTTGTTCGGCTCCGCTGGTGATCCTAAGATTCCGGATCACATTACTTTGTGGGGTCTGCGTTTAAAAATTTGTCAGGGCTTTGATCAATACGCCAACGTACGCCCTACTCGCATTCTTCCTGGTATTGAAACACCACTGCGCAATTGCAAACCCGGTCAACTCGATTGGGTGATCGTGCGCGAGAACTCCGAAGGCGAATACTCTGGCGTGGGCGGCAGAGCCCACCAAGGCCATCCCATTGAAGTCGCTTCCGATATGAGCATCATGACCCGTGTTGGCGTTGAGCGCGTACAGCGCTTTGCCTTTAAGTTAGCGCAGTCACGTCCTCGCAAGCACCTCACCGTCATTACCAAGTCCAATGCCCAGCGTCATGGCATGGTGATGTGGGATGAGATTGCCAACATCGTTGCTAAAGACTTTCCGGATGTCACTTGGGATAAAGAGTTGGTTGATGCTGCTACTGCGCGCATGGTCAACCGCCCCGAATCTTTAGACACCATTGTTGCCACTAACTTGCATGCTGACGTCTTAAGCGATTTAGCAGCTGCACTCGCTGGCAGTTTAGGTATTGCCCCGACTGCCAACCTGGATCCAGAGCGTCGTTACCCATCGATGTTTGAACCGATTCATGGTTCTGCTTTTGACATCATGGGCAAAGGGCTTGCCAATCCGATTGGTACCTTCTGGTCAGCCGTCATGATGCTCGACTTCTTGGGTGAGAAAGCCCTCGGCGCAAAACTCATGGCAGCGATCGAAAAAGTAACCGCCAATCCAAAGCTACACACCCGTGATTTAGGCGGCACCGCCATGATGAGTGATGTTACTAATGCAGTTATCGAGGAGATCTCCAAATGA
- a CDS encoding TIGR00645 family protein — translation MNPDKETFLDKKLRPLPRWIFMSRWLQAPLYLGLIVAQGVYVWQFWIELVHLITMMADKSMTETALMLVVLGLIDVVMISNLLVMVIVGGWETFVSRLELENHPDQPEWLSHVNAGVLKVKLATAIIGISSIHLLKTFINAASYDEKTLMWQTLIHITFVLSAVAIAYTEKIVTAAHKPH, via the coding sequence ATGAATCCAGATAAAGAAACCTTCTTAGATAAAAAATTACGCCCCTTGCCGCGTTGGATATTTATGTCCCGCTGGTTGCAAGCACCACTCTATTTGGGATTGATTGTTGCCCAGGGTGTATATGTTTGGCAGTTCTGGATAGAGCTAGTCCACCTCATCACGATGATGGCAGATAAGTCGATGACTGAAACTGCCTTAATGTTAGTAGTTCTAGGTTTGATCGACGTCGTCATGATCTCCAATTTATTGGTGATGGTGATTGTGGGCGGCTGGGAGACTTTTGTTTCTCGTTTGGAATTGGAAAACCATCCCGATCAGCCTGAATGGCTCTCGCATGTAAACGCAGGAGTGCTCAAGGTAAAGCTGGCAACAGCCATTATTGGCATCTCATCGATCCATTTGCTCAAGACATTCATCAATGCGGCATCCTATGATGAAAAAACCTTGATGTGGCAAACCTTAATCCACATTACTTTTGTTCTATCGGCTGTAGCGATTGCCTATACCGAAAAAATAGTAACAGCAGCTCATAAGCCGCATTAA
- a CDS encoding YkgJ family cysteine cluster protein, with the protein MDLTNPCFDCGMCCQYFRVSFYHGEIAGNGTGTVPGNLTTRVSTHLACMKGTEKGNAPCIALRHTQEDGYRCSIYEQRSSSCRSFDVLNEDGSINEVCQKLQQIAKQKKQQGLPAI; encoded by the coding sequence ATGGATTTAACAAATCCCTGTTTTGACTGTGGCATGTGTTGCCAGTATTTCCGGGTCAGTTTTTACCATGGAGAAATTGCTGGCAATGGTACGGGTACCGTTCCAGGGAACCTGACTACTAGAGTCTCTACACATTTGGCTTGCATGAAAGGCACGGAGAAGGGCAATGCACCATGCATCGCACTTCGCCATACCCAGGAAGATGGTTATCGCTGCTCTATCTACGAGCAGCGCTCGAGCTCGTGTAGATCATTTGATGTTCTCAATGAAGACGGAAGCATCAATGAGGTGTGTCAAAAACTACAGCAGATTGCAAAACAGAAAAAGCAGCAAGGATTGCCGGCTATTTAG